The following are encoded in a window of Sutcliffiella horikoshii genomic DNA:
- a CDS encoding nuclease-related domain-containing protein, with the protein MIVKDRDFPVNLLFLQAIERRLEENHPSMPRVKELMAKQIKGYKGETAIDYPLSILPDQDYQILHSVSIQYQNQNFHIDTLLLTNNFIALLEVKNMGGTIHFDRKFNQLTQTYMGNVKYYQCPIIQVSNQERLLKQWLEQFNFPTIPLTSFVVISNPSCMIQVDPGDKSTNQKVIHGHFLPTKMEQQQAISNKQILSAKEIQKLTRIIIKHHKGKATLTLKQLNINPIELLLGAQCSTCLAFPMKRTHSYWYCLKCNHKSKNAHIPALKDYCLLFSETISNKEAREYLRIPSTNVMKRILTSMELQTIGNTRSINYILYPLINLTSPSNHDIIISNSR; encoded by the coding sequence ATGATAGTAAAAGATAGAGATTTTCCTGTTAATCTATTATTTTTACAGGCTATAGAGAGGCGCCTCGAAGAAAATCATCCTTCAATGCCGCGAGTAAAAGAATTGATGGCCAAACAAATAAAAGGCTATAAAGGTGAAACTGCGATTGACTATCCCTTAAGCATCCTTCCTGATCAAGACTACCAAATTCTCCATTCCGTCAGTATACAATACCAGAATCAAAACTTTCATATCGACACCTTACTCCTAACCAATAACTTCATAGCCCTATTGGAAGTGAAGAATATGGGTGGGACCATTCATTTTGACAGGAAATTTAATCAGCTGACCCAGACCTATATGGGCAATGTGAAATATTATCAGTGTCCCATCATACAGGTCAGTAATCAAGAGAGGCTCCTGAAGCAGTGGTTGGAACAGTTCAACTTTCCCACAATTCCACTTACTTCTTTCGTAGTTATCTCTAATCCGTCATGCATGATTCAAGTCGATCCTGGAGATAAATCCACAAACCAGAAGGTCATTCACGGTCATTTTCTTCCGACAAAAATGGAACAACAACAAGCAATCTCCAATAAACAGATTCTTTCCGCTAAAGAAATTCAAAAACTAACCCGCATCATTATTAAACATCATAAAGGTAAAGCCACCCTCACTTTAAAACAGCTAAACATAAACCCAATAGAACTTTTACTAGGTGCGCAATGTTCAACCTGCCTGGCTTTCCCGATGAAAAGGACTCATTCTTATTGGTATTGTCTTAAGTGTAATCATAAATCAAAAAACGCGCATATCCCAGCTTTAAAAGATTATTGTTTGTTATTTAGTGAGACCATCTCCAATAAAGAGGCTAGAGAATACTTACGCATACCATCCACTAATGTGATGAAAAGGATCCTAACTTCCATGGAACTTCAAACGATTGGAAACACCAGATCTATAAATTACATCCTGTATCCACTCATTAATTTGACATCTCCATCCAACCACGATATAATTATCTCGAATTCAAGATAA
- a CDS encoding RDD family protein, whose protein sequence is MQTEQVDIKTPEYVSLQFHAAGLGSRAAAFILDTLLLVIINILVVIALIFGLNASLFDYVETDMPSYMFAGVIILMFLLNWSYYFLLEYFTGGRTVGKKMLGIRVIQENGHSITLLSSLIRNFLRIIDMLPANYLVGMLMIFFHSKHKRLGDLVAGTIVVHERRGKKKKKLSKLDKLIAEKGLKAEGGLVEEWALKSLGAKEWKLLKTYAERLDSLSTDDRIVLTRKMADILFPKIGLDASSKHYDELEDMLLVLYLQMKDEWEYEL, encoded by the coding sequence TTGCAGACAGAACAAGTGGACATAAAGACTCCCGAATATGTATCGTTGCAGTTTCATGCTGCAGGTTTAGGCAGCCGTGCAGCAGCCTTTATTCTCGATACGCTATTGTTGGTTATTATTAATATTCTAGTTGTCATAGCGCTAATCTTCGGATTGAATGCAAGCTTATTTGATTATGTTGAAACAGACATGCCCTCTTATATGTTTGCTGGAGTCATCATATTGATGTTTTTGTTGAATTGGAGCTATTACTTCTTGCTTGAATATTTTACAGGAGGTAGAACAGTTGGCAAGAAGATGCTTGGAATTCGTGTCATTCAAGAAAATGGCCACAGCATCACCTTGCTTTCCAGCTTAATCCGCAACTTTCTGCGAATCATTGATATGTTACCTGCGAACTATCTAGTTGGGATGTTGATGATTTTCTTCCATTCCAAACATAAACGATTAGGCGACCTTGTAGCAGGTACCATTGTTGTCCATGAAAGGAGAGGGAAGAAGAAAAAGAAACTTTCCAAGCTAGACAAACTTATTGCAGAAAAAGGTCTCAAAGCGGAAGGTGGTCTGGTAGAAGAATGGGCTTTGAAATCCCTTGGTGCTAAAGAGTGGAAGCTTTTGAAGACATACGCTGAGCGCCTGGATTCTTTATCAACGGATGACCGCATCGTTTTAACCCGTAAGATGGCAGACATTTTGTTTCCGAAAATCGGTCTTGATGCTTCCAGTAAACATTACGATGAGCTGGAGGATATGTTACTGGTGCTTTATTTGCAGATGAAGGACGAGTGGGAGTATGAGTTGTAG
- a CDS encoding stage II sporulation protein M, protein MKVKQFIKQHRDQWKELEKLVSDLHKRKNITGKNLERFHSLYQKAAQHLSYSQTYFPDEEVTSYLNALVSKSHNLLYKDQITSWKQASDFFGHKFIGLLYEQWKFVVVAMLLFTIGGLGSYFAVLSDPLYLYSVLPGDMAQNFDPEKLGESDGMVDAPVMSASILTNNIQVAILAFAGGITFGLLTVYVLIYNGIIVGAIAALFWHYDMTYEFWAYIVPHGMIELTAIFIAGGAGLLMGYKLFVPGEYSRGYQLKVNAKRSVQLLLGTIPLFIIAGIIEGFITPADISLEAKYLVAGLTVIALLLYVALGSLKLRKVQLQ, encoded by the coding sequence ATGAAAGTCAAACAATTTATAAAGCAGCATCGTGATCAGTGGAAGGAGCTAGAAAAACTAGTATCCGATTTACATAAACGAAAGAATATTACTGGGAAGAACCTCGAGCGGTTCCACAGTCTCTACCAAAAGGCCGCGCAGCACCTTTCTTATAGCCAGACTTATTTTCCAGATGAAGAAGTTACCTCCTACTTAAATGCTCTAGTTTCAAAATCTCATAATCTCTTATACAAAGATCAAATTACAAGTTGGAAGCAAGCGAGCGATTTTTTCGGTCACAAGTTTATTGGACTCCTTTATGAACAATGGAAGTTTGTCGTGGTGGCTATGCTGCTCTTTACGATAGGCGGACTTGGAAGTTATTTTGCCGTCCTGTCTGATCCCCTTTATTTGTACTCCGTTCTTCCGGGGGACATGGCACAAAACTTTGATCCGGAAAAATTAGGTGAAAGTGACGGAATGGTGGATGCCCCTGTAATGTCTGCGAGTATATTGACCAATAATATTCAGGTTGCCATACTTGCCTTCGCCGGCGGAATTACCTTTGGACTGTTGACTGTCTATGTATTGATTTACAATGGAATTATTGTAGGAGCGATTGCTGCATTGTTTTGGCACTACGATATGACATATGAGTTCTGGGCTTATATTGTTCCACACGGGATGATTGAACTGACAGCGATTTTCATAGCCGGCGGCGCTGGATTATTAATGGGGTACAAGCTTTTTGTACCGGGTGAATATTCTAGGGGCTATCAGTTGAAGGTCAATGCCAAACGATCTGTGCAATTATTACTTGGAACGATTCCGTTGTTTATTATAGCAGGGATAATTGAAGGATTCATCACCCCTGCCGATATATCGCTGGAAGCTAAGTATCTGGTTGCCGGTTTGACCGTTATTGCCTTACTACTTTATGTTGCTTTAGGCAGTCTTAAACTTCGTAAAGTCCAGTTACAATAA
- a CDS encoding DUF58 domain-containing protein, which yields MNKSLKNLWGRFLFRDKGILPTTRLVLLLSFISLSFIVLSFFVTISWPVVLLINVFFFLFSLVDLVLTPSKKRLRMTRSIPGDLERGLEYPVHIVVENPTEHDMKAEIKDGIPQSFSRPFPFTGIVEKNSRKQFTYYTTAPVRGEYQVLKLYLRYQSRIGLWQKQMAFDEKDTIKVIPDMTETKQYLENAQKFLLHEGVTIRKQKSGVGEFSKIRSYVVGDDPRKINWRQTAKLQEVMTNEYEPEHGKYITILIDCGRMMGAELKKGNRLERSLEAALTVAAAALQKGDYVAVLAFSKSVKAYIPPAKGMAHLQTILKTIYNVQVDAAESNYAEVFQYLQLVQKKRSLILLFSDVKTFLHEESALVYLKRVRQRHLFFMIGVEDEILRKRAANPVTSLEETMIKGVAQQQLLTKKREKAKWEKQGLLMIEAREERLATTAVSHYIDTMNRGLL from the coding sequence TTGAACAAATCATTGAAGAACTTGTGGGGTCGATTCCTGTTCCGAGATAAAGGGATTTTACCAACTACTAGACTAGTACTATTACTATCTTTCATTTCTTTGAGTTTTATTGTATTGAGCTTTTTTGTAACCATTTCTTGGCCGGTTGTCTTACTGATAAATGTGTTCTTTTTTCTTTTCAGCTTGGTGGACCTTGTACTTACCCCAAGTAAAAAAAGACTCAGAATGACGAGAAGTATTCCCGGGGATTTGGAACGGGGGTTAGAATATCCTGTCCATATTGTCGTGGAAAACCCAACAGAACATGACATGAAAGCGGAAATAAAAGATGGAATACCACAGTCCTTTTCTCGACCTTTCCCTTTTACCGGAATAGTGGAGAAAAACTCTAGAAAGCAATTCACCTACTATACTACCGCACCTGTAAGAGGTGAGTATCAGGTCTTAAAGCTATATTTACGATATCAAAGTCGTATAGGCCTCTGGCAAAAGCAAATGGCATTTGATGAGAAAGATACGATAAAAGTAATTCCTGATATGACGGAAACGAAACAGTACTTAGAGAACGCCCAAAAATTTCTGCTTCATGAAGGAGTTACCATTCGAAAGCAGAAGAGTGGTGTTGGGGAGTTTTCTAAAATACGTTCTTACGTGGTCGGGGATGATCCAAGAAAGATAAATTGGCGTCAAACGGCCAAATTACAGGAAGTCATGACAAATGAGTATGAACCAGAGCACGGTAAATACATTACGATACTCATTGATTGTGGAAGAATGATGGGGGCAGAACTTAAAAAGGGGAACCGTCTGGAGAGGTCATTAGAAGCAGCATTGACTGTTGCTGCAGCCGCTTTGCAAAAAGGGGATTATGTTGCGGTACTTGCTTTTTCTAAAAGTGTAAAAGCATATATCCCGCCCGCAAAAGGAATGGCTCATTTACAAACAATCTTGAAAACCATTTATAACGTTCAAGTTGATGCTGCAGAATCAAACTACGCGGAAGTATTTCAATACTTACAGCTTGTACAAAAGAAGCGAAGCCTTATCCTTTTATTCAGTGATGTTAAAACATTTTTGCATGAGGAAAGCGCCCTAGTCTACCTTAAGCGAGTAAGGCAAAGACATCTCTTTTTCATGATCGGGGTAGAAGACGAGATATTGCGGAAAAGAGCAGCAAACCCCGTTACTTCCTTAGAAGAAACGATGATCAAAGGGGTCGCGCAGCAACAACTGTTAACAAAGAAACGAGAAAAGGCAAAATGGGAAAAACAAGGCCTCCTGATGATAGAGGCCCGTGAGGAACGGCTTGCAACAACCGCTGTATCCCATTATATCGATACCATGAACAGAGGATTATTGTAA
- a CDS encoding AAA family ATPase yields MKVELTSLLEKYEERILGQHLNLKLLLSSVLAGGHVLLEGVPGTGKTQMVRTLASLLGGKFNRIQFTPDLLPSDITGSSIYNMKEGAFETLKGPIFTNILLADEINRTPAKTQAALLEAMEEKQVTIHGETFPLEDVFFVVATQNPIEFEGTYPLPEAQQDRFLFKLHIDFPSLEEETAVLKQVMENKFTHTDVEPVLDMETFLSIREEIQKVTLSESILNYLMQIVRKTRESDSIRFGASTRAGISIGKAAQAWAYLSNRNYVTPDDIKMVTKPALRHRIQLSPHMELEGTTVEQIIEELVGSIPVPR; encoded by the coding sequence ATGAAAGTAGAATTAACATCTCTTCTAGAAAAATACGAGGAAAGAATACTAGGTCAACACTTGAATTTGAAACTCTTACTTTCTTCCGTTCTAGCAGGCGGGCACGTTTTATTGGAGGGAGTGCCCGGCACGGGAAAAACCCAAATGGTAAGAACTCTTGCCAGCCTATTAGGAGGTAAATTCAATCGCATTCAGTTTACTCCTGATTTACTGCCAAGTGATATAACAGGAAGTTCCATTTATAATATGAAAGAAGGCGCATTTGAAACCTTAAAGGGACCAATTTTCACTAACATTCTACTTGCAGATGAAATAAATCGTACCCCTGCAAAAACACAAGCGGCACTCCTTGAGGCAATGGAAGAGAAACAAGTTACCATTCATGGGGAAACGTTTCCTTTAGAGGATGTATTTTTTGTTGTTGCCACTCAGAACCCAATAGAATTCGAAGGAACATACCCGCTTCCAGAAGCACAGCAAGATCGCTTTCTTTTCAAGTTACATATTGATTTTCCAAGCCTTGAAGAAGAAACGGCAGTGCTAAAACAAGTAATGGAAAACAAATTTACTCACACTGATGTTGAGCCTGTGTTAGACATGGAAACATTCCTAAGCATTCGAGAAGAAATTCAAAAAGTTACCTTAAGTGAAAGCATTCTGAATTACCTGATGCAAATTGTCCGTAAAACACGCGAATCAGATTCCATCCGATTCGGGGCGAGCACGCGTGCTGGGATCTCTATTGGAAAAGCTGCACAGGCCTGGGCTTACTTGAGCAACCGTAATTATGTAACCCCTGATGATATTAAAATGGTGACCAAACCTGCTCTTCGACACCGGATTCAATTATCTCCTCATATGGAATTGGAGGGAACGACTGTTGAACAAATCATTGAAGAACTTGTGGGGTCGATTCCTGTTCCGAGATAA
- a CDS encoding DUF4350 domain-containing protein produces the protein MKVNTAKKKGWILFGVLVVLFTICSFFVLSQKPQEFSPYDSKSPSPNGLKAFYTYLDNELEMVRRWEQPPTLLPELQGRQVLLMVEPYFTPDSKEMSVYIDFMEQGNTIILLKNNPKGFFDIRTSFVESMFPEQSIKDYSQTNLVGDIYSPVRLEPGEEDEVLLSDQLGDIAVQRKYGNGTLIVALAPNWLTNQDILKKDHLPLVLGLIQQDGLNNETAILFDEYNHGDTGSSFLAVYQDWFLLLLFQGVLIAILLLWKQGKRFGPIIQPRRETVRFSDESLRALAAWHLKGNAYRDSLTIQAEYLKHLLQERWGIPYNRDWKDCAVYLHKRWKTKENGKIDLFIHQLTQVLGKEKITKQEYLEWSNKLDTLRKEVEEG, from the coding sequence TTGAAAGTAAATACTGCTAAGAAAAAAGGGTGGATATTGTTTGGAGTTCTTGTCGTTCTTTTTACCATCTGCTCCTTCTTCGTTCTATCGCAAAAGCCACAGGAATTCTCACCTTACGATTCAAAGTCTCCTTCACCAAACGGGTTAAAAGCTTTCTATACCTACTTGGATAACGAATTGGAAATGGTTAGAAGGTGGGAACAGCCCCCTACCTTACTTCCTGAATTACAAGGTAGGCAAGTATTGTTGATGGTAGAACCATATTTTACTCCTGATTCAAAAGAGATGTCAGTATATATTGACTTTATGGAACAAGGCAACACCATCATTTTATTAAAAAATAATCCAAAAGGTTTTTTTGATATTCGAACGTCATTTGTGGAATCCATGTTTCCGGAGCAAAGCATTAAAGATTACAGTCAAACCAACCTTGTAGGGGACATTTATTCTCCTGTGAGGTTAGAGCCGGGAGAGGAAGATGAAGTACTTCTTTCCGATCAGCTCGGGGATATAGCCGTTCAGCGGAAGTATGGAAATGGGACACTTATCGTAGCACTGGCGCCTAATTGGCTAACAAATCAAGATATATTAAAAAAGGATCACCTTCCACTTGTTCTTGGCTTAATACAGCAAGATGGGTTAAACAATGAAACAGCGATTCTTTTTGATGAATACAACCACGGAGATACCGGGTCCTCTTTCTTGGCTGTTTACCAGGACTGGTTTTTATTGTTACTCTTCCAGGGAGTATTAATCGCGATCCTATTGCTTTGGAAACAAGGAAAAAGATTTGGTCCTATCATACAGCCCCGTCGGGAAACAGTCCGATTTAGTGATGAAAGTCTTCGAGCTTTAGCCGCTTGGCACTTGAAAGGAAATGCCTATCGGGATTCTCTGACTATACAGGCGGAATACCTTAAGCACTTGCTGCAAGAAAGATGGGGCATTCCATACAACAGAGATTGGAAAGATTGTGCAGTCTACCTGCACAAAAGATGGAAAACAAAGGAAAACGGCAAAATAGACTTATTTATTCATCAATTAACACAAGTATTAGGTAAAGAGAAAATTACTAAACAAGAATATCTAGAATGGTCAAATAAGCTTGATACTTTAAGGAAAGAGGTGGAAGAGGGATGA
- a CDS encoding DUF4129 domain-containing protein yields the protein MLTEPEAREQLEEILDQQEYQVYYADTRNTLQIWWDEFKAWLADLLSRLFPSMENTSGTAGNIMILVIILVIVILGAFVITYLAKNNPFGRNKKNKPFQSGVELEWSFQQHVNEAKKFEEVGDFSLATRHLFLGLLLNFHERQWLEAKIWKTNWEYYDELRREQKELAQFFFDFALLFDRATYGKQKIEKDDYLSFRDIALKWLNDAQQEI from the coding sequence GTGCTTACAGAACCAGAAGCAAGAGAACAACTAGAGGAAATCCTGGACCAACAAGAATATCAAGTATACTATGCTGATACAAGAAACACCTTGCAAATTTGGTGGGATGAATTTAAAGCATGGCTGGCAGATTTACTTTCCCGACTCTTCCCATCCATGGAAAATACAAGCGGAACAGCTGGTAACATAATGATTCTTGTCATCATCCTAGTAATCGTAATATTAGGTGCTTTCGTAATCACATACCTTGCAAAAAATAACCCTTTTGGACGGAACAAGAAAAACAAGCCTTTTCAATCTGGTGTGGAGTTAGAATGGTCATTTCAGCAACATGTGAATGAGGCGAAAAAATTTGAAGAAGTGGGAGATTTTTCTCTTGCTACAAGGCATCTTTTTCTTGGCTTACTTCTGAACTTCCATGAACGGCAATGGCTGGAAGCGAAAATTTGGAAAACGAATTGGGAGTATTATGATGAGTTAAGAAGAGAACAAAAAGAGCTGGCACAGTTTTTCTTCGATTTTGCTTTATTGTTCGATCGTGCCACATATGGTAAGCAAAAAATAGAAAAAGACGATTATCTATCCTTTAGAGATATTGCACTAAAGTGGTTAAATGATGCACAGCAAGAAATATAG
- a CDS encoding nucleotide excision repair endonuclease, whose translation MIKITIPNPSVSITERQQIRTNDEPIITPINGFIDFHKIPRDQGGIYMFFNINEDLLFVGKARKLRQRIKKHFEDNVSPIKNHRDEVYRIDVCIVEDPMEREIYETYIANTLQAKYNVEKVFYK comes from the coding sequence ATGATAAAAATTACCATACCAAATCCTAGTGTATCCATTACGGAACGCCAGCAGATTCGTACAAATGACGAACCTATTATTACACCGATAAATGGCTTTATTGATTTTCATAAAATTCCACGGGACCAAGGCGGAATATATATGTTCTTTAATATCAATGAAGATTTATTATTTGTTGGTAAAGCTAGAAAGCTTCGCCAACGAATTAAAAAGCATTTTGAGGACAATGTATCCCCAATCAAAAACCACCGTGATGAAGTGTATCGCATAGATGTGTGTATCGTTGAAGACCCAATGGAAAGAGAAATATATGAAACGTACATCGCTAACACACTTCAAGCTAAGTATAATGTTGAAAAGGTTTTTTATAAATAA
- a CDS encoding NAD(P)/FAD-dependent oxidoreductase — MKNIVIIGAGILGASAAYHLAKAGKNVTVIDRFDKGQATDAAAGIICPWISQRRNKAWYNMVKNGAKYYPTLIDQLEADGETETGYNRVGAISLHKDKEKLEKMAERAIKRRDEAPEIGEVTILSPEKTKELFPVLSDDYGSVHVSGGAKVNGRALRNALKNAAKKHGAQFLEGDAGLEVKDNQVTSVTLGEERVEADLFIVTGGAWAQEIFLGLGLKFEVVPQKAQIVHLEIDTKKTKDWPVVMPPNNQYILSFDDGRIVVGATHEDDAGFDARVTAGGMNEILSKALEIAPSLSEGTILETRVGFRPFTPGFLPIIGKLPNHDNVLIANGLGASGLTSGPFLGAELARLAMREQTVLDISNYDVAGAIRPLG, encoded by the coding sequence ATGAAAAATATCGTAATTATCGGCGCTGGGATCCTTGGGGCCTCTGCCGCTTATCATTTAGCTAAAGCTGGTAAGAATGTAACGGTTATCGACCGTTTTGATAAAGGACAGGCAACAGATGCGGCGGCTGGGATTATCTGTCCTTGGATATCGCAGCGCCGAAATAAAGCTTGGTATAACATGGTCAAAAACGGCGCCAAGTACTATCCAACTTTAATTGATCAATTAGAGGCAGATGGAGAAACCGAAACCGGCTACAATCGTGTAGGGGCCATTAGCTTACATAAAGATAAAGAAAAGCTCGAGAAAATGGCGGAGAGAGCGATTAAAAGAAGAGATGAAGCTCCTGAAATCGGCGAGGTGACTATTTTAAGCCCTGAGAAAACAAAAGAACTTTTCCCAGTATTGTCAGATGATTACGGTTCTGTCCACGTTTCCGGAGGAGCAAAGGTGAATGGTCGTGCCCTTCGCAACGCTCTTAAAAATGCTGCCAAAAAACATGGGGCCCAGTTTCTTGAAGGCGATGCAGGCCTTGAAGTCAAAGATAACCAAGTGACAAGTGTAACACTAGGGGAAGAGAGAGTGGAAGCGGACTTGTTTATTGTGACGGGTGGAGCTTGGGCACAGGAAATCTTTCTAGGGTTGGGACTGAAATTTGAAGTTGTCCCCCAAAAGGCACAAATTGTTCACTTGGAGATTGATACGAAAAAAACGAAAGATTGGCCTGTCGTCATGCCTCCAAATAATCAGTACATCCTAAGCTTTGATGATGGTAGGATTGTAGTAGGGGCTACACATGAGGATGATGCCGGATTTGATGCAAGGGTCACTGCAGGTGGCATGAATGAAATTTTAAGTAAGGCATTGGAAATTGCACCAAGTTTATCGGAAGGGACCATATTAGAGACTAGGGTCGGATTCCGTCCATTTACACCAGGTTTCCTCCCGATCATCGGCAAGCTACCAAATCATGATAATGTATTAATTGCGAATGGACTTGGCGCATCAGGGTTAACAAGCGGACCATTTTTAGGAGCTGAATTGGCTAGGCTCGCTATGCGAGAACAAACGGTTCTTGATATCAGTAACTATGATGTAGCCGGCGCCATAAGACCTCTTGGATAA
- a CDS encoding alkaline phosphatase, which translates to MYKKVASVAVAAGLLFSGVQVSVGMDKAEAKKEPVHIEQKQGKVKNVIYMIPDGYNAGYATNYRWYKGEESSFDQHVKGLIKTHSADTEVTDSAAAGTAMATGVKTNNGMVGVTPDGEEVDSILDAAEASKKSTGLVATSTITHATPAVFGASVASRSDESSIAPQYFDNGVDVILGGGRDYFLSKENGGKQPESDLIEQAKKNGYQYASNKEELENAEGDKLLGLFAADAMSPEMHRDETDEPSLAEMTNTAIDTLSKNKQGFFLMVEGSQIDWAGHAHDSAWAMTDSEAFDKAVEAALEFAEKDGNTLVVVAGDHETGGMSVGANGEYDLKIDVLDNVTATGDKMASELNNDKNNIKKVVKKYTSLELTEDEVERIKKAEKPAIAINEVVSDRALIGWTTTAHTGTDLPVYAYGPQSYKFSGLLDNTDLPKLMAEAMKIKFNR; encoded by the coding sequence ATGTACAAAAAAGTCGCAAGTGTTGCTGTCGCAGCAGGGTTGTTATTTTCAGGGGTTCAAGTAAGTGTCGGTATGGATAAAGCAGAAGCAAAAAAAGAACCTGTACACATTGAGCAAAAACAGGGTAAAGTCAAGAATGTCATTTATATGATTCCAGATGGATATAATGCCGGTTATGCAACAAATTACCGTTGGTATAAAGGCGAGGAATCTTCTTTTGATCAACATGTAAAAGGACTGATCAAAACGCATTCAGCAGACACGGAAGTAACAGATTCTGCAGCAGCAGGTACCGCAATGGCAACTGGAGTAAAGACAAATAATGGCATGGTTGGCGTGACTCCTGATGGAGAAGAAGTAGATTCCATTTTAGATGCAGCAGAAGCATCCAAGAAATCTACCGGACTAGTTGCTACATCTACTATTACACATGCAACTCCCGCAGTATTTGGAGCTAGTGTCGCTTCTCGTTCCGATGAATCATCTATTGCCCCACAATATTTTGATAACGGCGTAGATGTCATTCTTGGAGGGGGAAGAGACTATTTTCTAAGTAAAGAAAATGGAGGAAAGCAGCCTGAGAGCGATTTGATTGAGCAAGCAAAAAAGAATGGCTATCAATATGCTTCTAATAAGGAAGAGTTAGAAAATGCAGAAGGAGATAAGTTGCTAGGTTTGTTTGCGGCCGATGCCATGTCTCCTGAGATGCACCGTGACGAAACGGATGAACCAAGCCTGGCTGAAATGACCAATACAGCAATTGATACATTGAGCAAAAATAAACAAGGCTTCTTTTTAATGGTAGAAGGCTCTCAAATTGATTGGGCAGGACATGCACACGACTCAGCATGGGCCATGACAGATTCCGAAGCTTTTGACAAAGCTGTGGAAGCGGCTTTAGAATTTGCTGAAAAAGATGGAAATACATTAGTCGTTGTAGCCGGGGACCATGAAACAGGTGGTATGTCCGTTGGTGCAAACGGTGAATATGATTTAAAGATTGATGTGCTAGATAACGTAACAGCAACAGGTGACAAAATGGCAAGCGAACTTAACAACGACAAAAACAATATTAAAAAAGTGGTTAAAAAATATACTTCCTTGGAATTAACAGAAGATGAAGTAGAGAGAATCAAAAAGGCTGAAAAGCCTGCCATTGCAATAAATGAAGTAGTAAGTGACCGCGCTCTTATCGGGTGGACAACTACGGCACATACAGGAACAGATCTACCTGTCTATGCCTATGGACCACAATCATATAAATTTAGCGGTTTATTGGATAACACAGATCTTCCAAAATTAATGGCAGAAGCAATGAAAATTAAGTTTAATAGATAA
- a CDS encoding sugar phosphate isomerase/epimerase family protein: MNLSLCTISFRHHLHSIKEIAEWAQMNHFQGIELWGIHAKHLKENPQYNSDWLASYNLYTSMISDYLPLHLSHSELLHATMELSELGHRWGTNKLRTFAGQRASASLNNQERKLMVEKLKMICQELERENQFLLLETHPNTLTDTVPSTLQLLEEVDHPALKINFDVLHIWESGAEPIDALVKLKPFIKHFHFKNISSRNKLDVFSPHNVYAAAGSREGMTPLFKGILNYEEFVKSAVSLTEVEASLEWFGGNVKEVLENDAKRIMHVTKEVNRLYVS, from the coding sequence ATGAATTTATCATTATGTACCATCTCATTTCGACATCACCTCCATTCTATTAAAGAAATAGCAGAATGGGCACAAATGAATCATTTCCAAGGTATAGAATTATGGGGCATCCATGCGAAGCATTTGAAAGAGAATCCACAGTATAACAGTGATTGGTTGGCATCGTACAACCTATATACAAGTATGATAAGCGACTATCTGCCTCTTCATTTATCACATAGTGAACTTCTCCACGCAACGATGGAACTAAGTGAGCTTGGCCATCGTTGGGGAACGAATAAATTAAGAACGTTTGCCGGGCAGCGTGCAAGTGCCTCATTGAATAATCAAGAGCGTAAATTGATGGTTGAGAAGCTCAAAATGATTTGTCAAGAGCTAGAAAGAGAGAATCAATTTCTACTATTAGAAACGCATCCGAATACCCTGACCGACACAGTGCCTTCCACTTTACAGCTGTTGGAGGAAGTGGATCATCCTGCTTTAAAAATTAACTTTGATGTATTACATATATGGGAATCAGGAGCGGAACCAATAGATGCTCTAGTAAAACTAAAACCATTTATCAAGCATTTTCATTTTAAAAATATTTCATCTAGAAACAAACTAGATGTATTTAGCCCACATAATGTATATGCCGCCGCAGGCTCAAGGGAAGGAATGACACCACTATTTAAAGGAATCCTTAATTATGAGGAATTTGTAAAATCTGCAGTCTCCTTGACAGAGGTCGAAGCTTCGCTTGAATGGTTTGGTGGCAATGTAAAAGAGGTACTAGAGAACGATGCAAAAAGAATCATGCATGTAACAAAAGAGGTTAATAGATTGTATGTGAGTTAA